The proteins below are encoded in one region of Desulfobulbaceae bacterium DB1:
- a CDS encoding 50S ribosomal protein L19 — translation MNMLELIEKENMRYDIPKFRTGDTISVHIRIIEGAKERVQIFKGVVIGRKGGTMGANFTVRKISHGVGVEKTFALHSPRIDKIELNTQGRVRRSKLYYLRNLRGKAARIREKGIN, via the coding sequence ATGAACATGTTAGAGCTGATTGAAAAAGAAAATATGCGTTATGATATTCCGAAATTCCGTACCGGCGACACCATCAGTGTCCACATTCGGATTATCGAAGGAGCCAAGGAAAGGGTTCAGATCTTCAAGGGCGTCGTTATTGGTCGCAAGGGCGGCACCATGGGTGCCAATTTCACCGTTCGCAAGATTTCCCATGGCGTCGGCGTGGAAAAAACCTTTGCCCTCCATTCTCCCCGCATCGACAAAATCGAGCTCAACACCCAGGGCCGGGTTCGTCGTTCCAAGCTGTACTATCTGCGCAATCTGCGCGGCAAGGCGGCTCGTATCCGGGAGAAAGGCATCAACTAA
- a CDS encoding 16S rRNA processing protein RimM translates to MSGEKTEASFDPLVLVGEIVKPHGIKGEVKVFCYSGQPGNFSSCKRILLETDDSAEKTSYGLGKIRSQGQFAVMALTGISSRDGAEALTGCKVWVTRDELPDLEDDEFYWQDLQGMEVITLQGQSLGRVANLLATGAHDILVIADRGKEYMIPAVDPFLVEIDHERHRIVVDAPDGLLEIND, encoded by the coding sequence TTGAGCGGGGAAAAAACAGAGGCATCATTCGATCCATTGGTGCTGGTGGGGGAAATTGTCAAACCCCACGGCATCAAAGGAGAAGTAAAGGTATTTTGCTATTCCGGCCAACCTGGGAACTTCAGCTCCTGCAAGCGGATTTTGCTGGAGACGGATGATTCTGCGGAAAAGACCTCCTATGGTCTGGGTAAAATCCGGAGTCAGGGACAATTTGCCGTCATGGCGCTGACCGGCATCAGCAGTCGGGATGGGGCCGAAGCATTGACGGGCTGCAAAGTCTGGGTGACCCGAGACGAATTGCCTGATCTTGAGGATGATGAATTTTACTGGCAGGATCTGCAGGGCATGGAAGTCATCACGCTGCAGGGTCAATCACTGGGCCGGGTAGCGAATCTTCTGGCCACCGGGGCGCATGATATCCTGGTAATTGCCGACCGCGGTAAAGAATATATGATTCCGGCGGTGGACCCGTTTTTGGTGGAGATTGATCATGAGCGGCATCGCATTGTTGTTGACGCCCCTGATGGTCTGCTGGAAATCAATGACTGA
- a CDS encoding YraN family protein — protein MTFQRQSLGKKGEEIARKFLRRQGYTIIEHNFRTRNGEIDIIAREGATLVFVEVKTRSDARFGSPFEAVTTRKCKTISRVALEYLLAHGGLDQPCRFDVVSVRPGENPEVEIVRNAFEIT, from the coding sequence ATGACCTTTCAGCGCCAGTCATTGGGGAAAAAGGGTGAGGAGATTGCTCGAAAGTTTCTTCGTCGGCAGGGATACACCATTATTGAACACAATTTCCGTACCCGGAACGGGGAAATAGATATCATTGCCCGGGAAGGCGCCACCCTGGTTTTTGTCGAGGTGAAAACCCGTTCCGATGCTCGGTTCGGCTCGCCGTTTGAGGCGGTTACCACCCGGAAATGCAAAACCATATCGCGCGTCGCCCTTGAATATCTCCTGGCCCACGGCGGACTTGACCAGCCCTGCCGGTTTGATGTTGTATCGGTCCGGCCCGGGGAAAATCCCGAGGTTGAGATCGTCCGCAATGCCTTTGAAATAACCTGA
- a CDS encoding tRNA (guanosine(37)-N1)-methyltransferase TrmD, which yields MLFHVLTIFPELLSSPLEEGIIRRARKDGKIEIMITDIREFALDKHTMTDDRPFGGGEGMVMKPEPLAAAIRQARDGQAESHVVLLSPQGRRYDQNIAADLAGKKNIILVCGRYEGVDERIRANFVDEELSIGDYILTGGELAAMVIIDSVTRLLPGVLGCAGSAECDTFSRGGLKYPQYTRPRDFEGHEVPDILLSGDHEKIAQWRFAAAVKTTMEKRPDLLDAMSFSKKELKLLQKYGVCLDTSCRK from the coding sequence ATGCTGTTTCATGTGTTGACGATTTTTCCGGAATTGCTTTCCTCCCCGCTTGAGGAGGGAATAATCCGCCGTGCCCGCAAGGACGGAAAAATTGAGATAATGATCACCGATATCCGCGAATTTGCGCTGGATAAGCACACCATGACCGATGACCGTCCCTTTGGCGGCGGGGAAGGGATGGTGATGAAGCCTGAGCCCCTGGCTGCTGCGATCCGGCAGGCAAGGGACGGTCAGGCCGAGAGCCATGTCGTTCTCCTGTCGCCCCAGGGCAGACGGTATGACCAGAATATAGCCGCCGATCTTGCCGGGAAAAAAAATATTATTCTGGTCTGTGGCCGTTACGAGGGCGTGGACGAACGAATCCGCGCCAATTTTGTCGATGAAGAGCTTTCCATCGGTGATTATATCCTCACCGGCGGAGAACTGGCGGCCATGGTCATCATTGATTCGGTAACCAGGCTGCTGCCCGGAGTGCTTGGCTGTGCCGGGTCCGCCGAATGCGACACCTTCAGCCGGGGCGGACTGAAATACCCCCAGTATACGCGGCCGCGGGATTTCGAGGGGCATGAGGTGCCGGATATCCTTTTGTCCGGTGATCACGAAAAAATCGCCCAGTGGCGTTTTGCTGCAGCTGTTAAAACCACCATGGAGAAGAGGCCGGATCTGCTGGACGCCATGTCTTTTTCCAAAAAGGAATTGAAACTTCTGCAAAAATATGGGGTCTGTCTGGATACATCGTGCCGGAAATAG
- a CDS encoding AAA family ATPase, which produces MSKGIGLCGSHRTGKTTLAGILRAKAGIDFIRTTTSEVFFENGLDPASSMDFATRIWIQLKVVAAAEAAWQQATGPFVSDRTPIDMMAYTLADIQGKTGADYLQLEAYLDHCYAITNRFFSRLIVVQPAIPLVHEEGKAALNRGYMEHLNMLVMGLCCDARLHCPVLFMPRDIIDLDARLAFVLDAGKVSAP; this is translated from the coding sequence ATGAGCAAAGGCATTGGACTCTGCGGCAGCCATCGAACCGGCAAGACGACCTTGGCCGGGATACTTCGTGCAAAGGCCGGCATCGATTTTATCCGGACAACCACCAGTGAGGTTTTTTTCGAGAACGGCCTGGATCCCGCAAGTTCCATGGACTTCGCCACCCGCATCTGGATCCAGCTCAAGGTGGTGGCTGCGGCGGAGGCAGCCTGGCAACAGGCAACGGGTCCTTTTGTCAGCGACAGAACGCCCATTGACATGATGGCCTACACCCTTGCGGATATTCAGGGGAAAACCGGAGCTGATTATCTTCAGCTCGAGGCGTATCTGGATCATTGTTATGCGATCACCAACAGATTTTTCAGTCGTCTCATCGTGGTGCAGCCGGCGATTCCCCTGGTGCACGAAGAGGGAAAGGCCGCTTTGAACAGAGGCTATATGGAGCATCTGAACATGCTTGTCATGGGCCTCTGCTGCGATGCGAGGTTGCACTGCCCGGTTTTGTTCATGCCGCGGGACATCATTGATCTTGATGCCCGGCTTGCCTTTGTGCTCGACGCCGGTAAGGTCTCAGCGCCATAG
- a CDS encoding ribonuclease HII produces the protein MCAICAARRLVSGRKASTNIAIFSRSKMDTFFHERHLMKKGVRFVAGVDEAGRGPLAGPVVAAAVILPAECEYSLFQDSKTLSEKKREHLFAMLTEMAVPIGVGVATHAEIDAVNILQASLLAMKRAVLDLTVLPGFLLVDGKFPVPLHIEQEALVKGESKSASIAAASIVAKVTRDRIMMDYHRTYPQYNFQKHKGYPTREHKDLLRQAGPCEIHRMTFSGVRGLPFSGSQCRE, from the coding sequence ATCTGCGCAATCTGCGCGGCAAGGCGGCTCGTATCCGGGAGAAAGGCATCAACTAACATCGCAATTTTCAGCCGGTCGAAAATGGACACCTTTTTTCATGAACGTCATTTGATGAAAAAAGGTGTTCGTTTTGTTGCCGGAGTCGATGAAGCAGGCAGAGGCCCCCTGGCCGGCCCGGTTGTCGCGGCTGCGGTGATATTGCCGGCTGAATGTGAATACTCCCTTTTTCAGGACTCAAAAACATTGAGTGAAAAAAAAAGGGAACATCTCTTTGCGATGCTGACCGAAATGGCGGTGCCGATCGGAGTCGGGGTCGCAACCCATGCTGAAATCGATGCCGTCAATATCCTGCAGGCCTCTCTGCTGGCCATGAAAAGGGCGGTCCTTGACCTGACGGTCCTGCCTGGATTTCTTCTTGTCGACGGGAAATTTCCCGTCCCTCTCCACATCGAGCAAGAGGCGCTTGTCAAGGGAGAGTCGAAAAGCGCTTCCATCGCCGCTGCCTCCATTGTCGCCAAGGTCACCCGTGACCGGATCATGATGGACTATCATCGCACATACCCCCAGTATAATTTTCAAAAACACAAAGGTTATCCCACCAGGGAGCATAAAGATCTTTTGCGCCAGGCGGGTCCCTGCGAAATTCATCGCATGACCTTCAGCGGTGTTCGCGGACTGCCGTTTTCCGGCAGTCAGTGTCGAGAATGA
- a CDS encoding RNA-binding protein: MKELVGFVATSLVDHPDAIEINESVQDDLIVVELRVAKDDLGKIIGKQGRTARAIRGILTAAAGKLEKRARLEIIE; encoded by the coding sequence ATGAAAGAACTTGTCGGCTTTGTCGCCACCTCGCTTGTTGATCACCCGGATGCCATCGAGATTAATGAATCGGTGCAGGATGATCTCATCGTAGTTGAACTCCGGGTTGCCAAGGATGACCTGGGCAAAATCATCGGCAAGCAGGGACGAACGGCCAGGGCGATCAGGGGAATCTTGACTGCTGCGGCAGGAAAGCTCGAGAAACGGGCCAGATTGGAAATCATTGAATAG
- a CDS encoding ribonuclease, protein MATDLIINATSFEIRIALVEHGNLVEFYLERPTEKGMVGNIYKGKVVRVLPGMQAAFVDIGLERTGFLYVDDIHVSRADFERRYQNPDEEECCCHEAPESLSNRIPGKSIDDLLVEGQELLVQICKEPMGTKGARLTGHITLPCRNLVFMPMTDHIGVSRKIEDDEIREKLRQDIERLRPANTGFIVRTVAEGATSEELEADMEFLLHLWSEILDRAGKAACMTLVYEDLDIILRVVRDIFSPTIDRVVVDEMKTYQRVVNFVETFVPHLRPKVHYYDGKVPIFETYGVEMDINRALARKIWLRCGGYIIIEATEALTVIDVNTGRYVGKTDLEETIFKTNMEAVKEIAYQLRLRNIGGIIIIDFIDMESEEHREEVFRVLHEAVREDKSRINILKFSEFGLIQLTRKRNREDLTRIMCEPCPCCNGSGMLKSARTLCYEIFRKITRDAARSGGSTVTVNVHPKVAAMMLKDEAMTIKNIEDEIKMTLAIFPNRELHPERYEISWDSGK, encoded by the coding sequence ATGGCAACTGATTTGATCATAAACGCGACCTCTTTTGAGATCCGTATCGCCCTGGTCGAGCATGGCAATCTCGTGGAGTTCTATTTGGAGCGGCCCACCGAAAAAGGGATGGTGGGCAATATTTACAAGGGCAAGGTGGTGCGGGTGCTGCCCGGCATGCAGGCCGCTTTTGTCGATATCGGCCTGGAGCGGACCGGCTTTCTCTACGTCGATGATATTCATGTCAGCCGGGCGGATTTTGAAAGGCGTTACCAGAATCCCGACGAAGAGGAATGCTGCTGTCACGAGGCGCCGGAATCACTGAGTAACCGGATCCCCGGGAAAAGCATCGATGACCTGCTGGTGGAAGGCCAGGAGCTCCTGGTGCAGATCTGCAAGGAGCCGATGGGCACCAAGGGCGCGCGACTGACCGGTCACATTACCCTGCCGTGCAGGAATCTGGTTTTCATGCCCATGACCGACCATATCGGTGTTTCCCGGAAAATCGAGGATGATGAAATCCGGGAAAAGCTGCGGCAGGACATCGAAAGGCTGCGACCGGCCAATACCGGCTTCATCGTCAGAACGGTGGCCGAAGGGGCGACCAGCGAAGAGCTTGAGGCGGATATGGAGTTTCTCCTCCACCTGTGGAGTGAGATCCTGGACCGGGCCGGCAAGGCGGCGTGCATGACCCTGGTTTATGAAGACCTCGACATTATCCTGCGGGTGGTGCGGGATATCTTTTCACCCACCATTGACCGGGTGGTGGTGGATGAGATGAAGACCTATCAGCGGGTGGTCAATTTTGTTGAAACCTTTGTCCCTCACCTGCGACCCAAGGTGCACTATTACGACGGCAAGGTGCCGATTTTCGAAACCTATGGCGTCGAAATGGATATCAATCGGGCCCTGGCCCGGAAAATCTGGCTGCGCTGCGGCGGCTACATCATCATCGAGGCCACCGAGGCGCTCACCGTCATTGATGTCAACACCGGTCGTTACGTCGGCAAGACCGATCTGGAGGAAACGATATTCAAAACCAACATGGAGGCGGTGAAGGAAATCGCCTACCAGCTCCGGTTGCGGAATATCGGCGGCATTATTATCATTGATTTCATTGATATGGAAAGCGAGGAGCACCGGGAAGAGGTGTTCCGGGTATTGCATGAGGCGGTTCGCGAGGACAAGAGTCGGATCAATATCCTCAAATTTTCCGAATTCGGCCTCATCCAGCTCACCCGGAAGCGAAACCGGGAAGACCTCACCCGGATCATGTGCGAGCCCTGCCCCTGCTGTAACGGGTCCGGTATGCTCAAGTCGGCCAGAACGCTTTGCTATGAGATTTTCCGCAAGATAACCAGGGACGCGGCCCGAAGCGGCGGCTCCACCGTCACGGTGAACGTTCATCCCAAGGTGGCGGCCATGATGCTGAAAGACGAGGCGATGACCATCAAGAACATTGAGGATGAGATCAAGATGACCCTGGCCATTTTCCCCAATCGGGAACTGCATCCGGAACGATATGAGATCAGTTGGGATTCGGGGAAATAA
- a CDS encoding 4-hydroxythreonine-4-phosphate dehydrogenase PdxA, translating to MTNLKPLVMTMGCPVGIGPELILKFFAGAASRAATAPVVVIGDPSVLAWCSRVLSIPARIVPWQPGEPVHPGVIAVHAPTASPFLDPQSLVWGRPDILTGKAMACWIETAVALALEGQVRGVVTCPITKKALCEAGYHFPGHTEMLASLCRSGNYAMMMAGDRLKVTLVTIHVPLARVPSALTSDKVVELIVMTGRSLRDDFAVPSPRLAVAALNPHAGESGLFGDEEERIIGPAIRRAAEEGWLVSGPYPPDTVFHKAAGGAFDAVVCMYHDQGLIPFKLLHFADGVNVTIGLPIVRTSVDHGTAYDIAGQGKADPSSLIAAVAMAGKIAANREINP from the coding sequence ATGACAAATTTAAAACCGCTTGTCATGACCATGGGCTGCCCGGTCGGTATCGGACCGGAGTTGATTTTGAAATTTTTTGCCGGTGCCGCTTCCCGGGCAGCCACGGCGCCGGTTGTGGTCATCGGCGATCCGAGCGTGCTCGCCTGGTGCAGTCGTGTGTTGTCCATTCCCGCCCGGATTGTTCCCTGGCAACCGGGCGAGCCGGTTCACCCCGGGGTCATTGCCGTCCATGCGCCCACGGCCTCACCTTTTCTCGATCCGCAATCCCTGGTTTGGGGGCGTCCCGACATTCTGACCGGCAAGGCCATGGCGTGCTGGATAGAGACGGCCGTTGCCCTGGCCCTCGAAGGTCAGGTGCGCGGAGTGGTGACCTGTCCGATCACCAAAAAGGCATTGTGTGAGGCGGGATATCATTTTCCCGGACATACCGAGATGCTTGCCTCCCTCTGCCGGTCCGGGAATTATGCCATGATGATGGCCGGGGACAGGCTGAAGGTGACCCTGGTTACCATTCATGTGCCCCTTGCCCGGGTGCCTTCGGCATTAACCAGTGACAAGGTGGTGGAGCTGATTGTCATGACCGGCCGTTCGTTGCGGGATGATTTCGCTGTGCCGTCGCCCCGGCTGGCGGTGGCGGCTTTGAACCCTCACGCCGGAGAAAGCGGTTTGTTCGGCGATGAAGAAGAGCGGATTATCGGCCCGGCAATACGCCGGGCGGCGGAAGAAGGGTGGTTGGTGAGCGGCCCCTACCCGCCGGACACGGTTTTTCATAAGGCGGCCGGGGGGGCTTTTGACGCCGTGGTCTGCATGTATCATGATCAGGGGCTGATTCCCTTCAAGCTGCTCCATTTTGCCGACGGCGTCAATGTCACCATCGGTCTTCCCATTGTCAGGACATCGGTTGATCACGGGACGGCGTATGATATAGCCGGTCAGGGCAAGGCCGATCCGTCCAGCCTGATCGCCGCGGTGGCCATGGCGGGAAAAATAGCGGCCAACCGGGAAATAAATCCATGA
- a CDS encoding 30S ribosomal protein S16, producing the protein MAVRIRLTRMGRKKKPFYRIVVANSEAKRDGKFLEVVGTYDPMQEPAAITIHKEKLQSWLDQGAQPSETVKNLLKKAASA; encoded by the coding sequence ATGGCAGTTCGAATTCGACTCACCAGGATGGGCAGAAAGAAAAAACCTTTCTATCGTATTGTGGTTGCAAACTCAGAGGCAAAACGCGATGGAAAGTTTCTTGAGGTCGTGGGTACCTATGATCCGATGCAGGAGCCCGCGGCAATCACCATCCACAAGGAAAAGCTGCAGAGCTGGCTGGATCAGGGCGCTCAGCCGTCTGAAACCGTGAAGAATCTGTTGAAAAAAGCTGCTTCCGCGTAA
- a CDS encoding B12-binding domain-containing radical SAM protein gives MKSDHFLPFVRKPGRYSGNEFNVIRKEWENAVLRIVLSFPDLYEIGMSHQGLQILYHLVNSRDDLLAERVYAPDTDLEALLRESGEPLFSLESRRPVADFDMLGITLPYELCYTNILTILDRSGLPLLARQRDESHPLVFGGGPCAFHAEPVADFFDAILLGDGEEAILEIADCLALAKKQGWSRPRLLAQLTEIPGVYVPSLFQPHYAENGDFAGMTPLLQGYERVKRRILPDLESSGFHPPLVPLFKIVHDRLGIEVARGCTRGCRFCQAGIIYRPVRERSRENIMALARQGIKCTGFEELALLSLSTGDYSCIAPLLVELMDTFVPNKISVSMPSMRVGTLTPEIMEQIKRVRKTGFTVAPEAGTERLRRVINKGITEEDLLATCKASFELGWKLIKFYFMFGLPTETEEDRLAIIDLARRALAQSRGRSTNITVSVSTFVPKPHTPFQWEEQISIEQGFSHIDTLRKNMRDRRIQLRWGDPRQSFLEGVMSRGDRRLSAVIIEAWKRGARFDAWSDHMRLDTWQEAAAEIGIDLSRYLRRRLLTEPLPWDHLDVGLDRGFFREELEKGLAEGYTPDCRYHGCQKCGLCDFKSIKPIVCCKLTKNEMKAAPPVPPSPLENPPRFIYRIDYQRIDRARFISHLELLQLFFRTFRRAELPLNFSQGFNPTPRVSFSPALPLGTESLAEYLFVELHQPMTDLDDLQKELNRQLPGGLRITRITACREKSLPDRVETLYSIDIAGTKEQARIDSFMASPEYFIAVSRKKADRNIDVRPQISSLRLVNGERIELAMISETGKAGLKPLEIVRSVFSLTDKDVQTARVLKVKEREVINGN, from the coding sequence GTGAAATCCGATCATTTTCTGCCGTTCGTCCGAAAGCCCGGGCGATACAGCGGCAACGAGTTCAATGTCATCCGAAAAGAGTGGGAAAACGCGGTCCTGCGTATTGTCCTGTCGTTTCCCGATCTCTATGAAATCGGCATGTCCCACCAGGGGCTGCAGATCCTTTATCATCTGGTCAACAGCCGGGACGATTTGCTGGCCGAACGGGTCTATGCGCCGGATACCGATCTGGAGGCGCTGCTGCGTGAAAGCGGTGAACCGCTTTTTTCCCTGGAATCGCGGCGTCCGGTGGCTGATTTTGATATGCTGGGGATCACCCTGCCGTATGAGCTCTGCTATACCAATATTCTGACCATCCTTGACCGCAGCGGGCTGCCGTTGCTCGCCCGGCAGCGGGATGAGTCGCATCCCCTTGTCTTCGGCGGTGGTCCCTGCGCCTTCCATGCCGAGCCGGTGGCTGATTTTTTTGATGCCATTCTCCTGGGCGACGGAGAAGAAGCGATTCTCGAGATAGCCGACTGCCTGGCCCTGGCCAAAAAGCAAGGCTGGTCCCGCCCGCGGCTGCTGGCGCAATTGACGGAGATCCCCGGGGTCTACGTGCCCTCTCTTTTTCAGCCGCATTATGCTGAAAACGGCGATTTTGCCGGCATGACCCCTTTGCTGCAAGGGTATGAACGGGTGAAAAGACGGATTCTGCCGGACCTGGAAAGTTCAGGGTTTCATCCGCCCCTGGTGCCGCTTTTCAAGATTGTCCACGATCGATTGGGGATCGAGGTGGCGCGTGGGTGTACCCGCGGCTGTCGCTTCTGCCAGGCAGGTATTATTTACCGGCCGGTACGGGAGCGGAGCCGGGAAAACATCATGGCCCTTGCCCGGCAGGGCATCAAGTGTACCGGTTTTGAGGAACTGGCCCTTTTGTCGCTCAGCACCGGTGACTACTCCTGCATTGCCCCGCTGCTGGTCGAGCTGATGGACACCTTTGTGCCCAATAAGATTTCCGTTTCCATGCCGTCCATGCGAGTCGGCACCCTGACCCCGGAAATCATGGAGCAGATCAAGCGGGTGCGCAAAACCGGCTTTACCGTTGCGCCGGAAGCCGGGACGGAAAGGCTGCGCCGGGTCATCAACAAGGGCATTACCGAAGAGGATCTGCTGGCTACCTGTAAAGCGTCTTTTGAACTGGGCTGGAAGCTGATCAAGTTTTATTTCATGTTCGGGCTGCCCACCGAAACCGAGGAAGACCGCTTGGCCATCATCGACCTTGCCCGGCGGGCCCTGGCCCAGAGCCGCGGCAGATCAACGAACATCACGGTCAGTGTTTCAACCTTTGTTCCCAAGCCCCATACCCCGTTTCAGTGGGAGGAGCAGATCAGTATCGAGCAGGGGTTTTCTCATATCGATACCCTGCGCAAGAATATGCGTGATCGGCGAATCCAGTTGCGCTGGGGTGACCCGCGTCAGAGTTTTCTTGAAGGGGTCATGTCCCGCGGCGACCGGAGGCTTTCGGCGGTCATCATCGAAGCATGGAAGCGCGGGGCCAGGTTTGATGCCTGGTCCGACCACATGAGGCTCGATACCTGGCAAGAGGCGGCCGCGGAGATCGGCATTGATTTGAGCCGATACCTCAGGCGCCGGCTGCTCACCGAGCCGCTGCCCTGGGATCATCTCGATGTGGGGCTGGATCGCGGATTTTTCCGGGAGGAACTTGAAAAAGGGCTGGCCGAGGGATATACCCCGGATTGCCGTTATCATGGCTGCCAGAAATGCGGCCTTTGTGACTTCAAGAGCATCAAGCCCATTGTCTGCTGCAAGCTGACAAAAAACGAAATGAAAGCCGCACCGCCTGTGCCGCCGAGTCCGCTTGAAAATCCGCCCCGATTCATTTACCGCATCGATTATCAGCGCATTGACCGGGCCCGTTTTATCAGCCATCTCGAATTGCTCCAGCTTTTTTTCCGCACCTTTCGCCGGGCGGAGCTGCCGCTTAATTTTTCCCAGGGGTTCAACCCCACCCCCAGGGTTTCTTTCAGTCCCGCCCTGCCCCTCGGCACGGAAAGTCTGGCGGAATATCTTTTTGTCGAACTCCATCAGCCGATGACGGATCTGGACGACCTGCAAAAAGAATTGAACAGGCAGTTGCCGGGTGGTTTGCGCATAACCCGCATCACGGCGTGCCGGGAAAAATCCCTGCCGGACAGGGTCGAGACCCTGTACAGTATTGATATCGCGGGAACGAAAGAGCAGGCGCGGATAGATTCCTTCATGGCGAGCCCGGAATATTTTATTGCCGTGAGCCGGAAGAAGGCAGACAGGAATATTGATGTCCGGCCGCAGATTTCATCCCTGCGGCTGGTTAACGGGGAACGGATCGAACTTGCCATGATCAGTGAAACAGGCAAGGCGGGGCTGAAACCCCTGGAAATCGTCAGATCTGTTTTTTCCCTTACCGACAAGGACGTTCAGACGGCACGCGTGCTGAAGGTCAAGGAAAGAGAAGTTATAAATGGCAACTGA